Part of the Ziziphus jujuba cultivar Dongzao chromosome 8, ASM3175591v1 genome is shown below.
ttcaaaattttcattgtttatTGGAGGCTTGGGATAATTTGTATAATTAGATCAATTCATTGAGCtggaaaaatattatagcaACAATGAATTTAATAATgcataataattttgtaattaataaaaatagctAGTTGATTATCAAACTATCATGTAGTTAAACAACTAACTCGTTATTCAACCAAGTGATTAAACAGTTAAATCGTTAAACTGTTAGTCTtaccatatatattatgtattacgGCTCTTCATATAACACTTGAGCTTAACATTATCATCTAATAACACATCAACATGCAATTTCCCattaatgaattttaatttgttttaaaatcattatttgtTTCTCTAAAAACATTTAATCAATATCCCATTAATGTATTTTCAATGATTAAGATCCTTTGCTTGTTATTTCTCCATTGTTGATTATACTTGTTTTTTAATCTCAACTATTAATCTTTACTCTAATGGATAATataacattattttataataaaaaatttttgaaaagtaatatccatttttagtgtataaaaacaaaagaattgacAAGACAAGTATTGAAGAATAATAAGAAAGAGGATCCAGGTTCAGTTTCAAtatcttttactttttaactgaacaataggttttttttttttttttttacctatttttttttttttaagagcttCAATAAACGGTAGTCATTAAtcatattttcaatttcaaagagggaaaatcaagattttttttaaaaaaaatttcctagtaTTTTTGCACAAAAAATCAAATAGCCTGCCGAGCCaaccatatatattttcttttcttttcttttttcctttttttaaaaacaaatatcttaatttaataactaaaccaaaacgTCTTTTACATCATAAAAAGATATATCCAATTAATATTAGAGTATAATAGTGATTCATAAAATTACCATTAGAAAGGAAATTATAAACCAGGGATGCGTATTAAATTGAAAGATTTCAAAATCTTCTTAAGAAAGAACTTTGTATGAGAGCATCCTTACTTTggtaaattacaataaatttttaattttacactAGATTTTTGTCTTTAATTAGCATAAAAATTGTCATGTGGcaatgcatgcatgttttcttaAATATCAACCTTTGCCATTTTCATAAGAATTtgttttgagtggaaaaaaatttgaaaattagatgaaaaagaaaaggtcattcaaaatattttagataaaaacttccctcttttctttcttccctttatatatatatatatatatataagcagtaTATGTGCCAAGTGTTACATCGTTTTTTCTTGTATCCAACTTTATATCTGGAGTAGCATTCTATCAGAATATTGAAATTGTTTCTGTTCTGTGGTTTTAAAAAACATGGATCGTGAAAGGGTTACGATAGGGCAATCCTTTGAAGCCGGTAGCAAACCCCCACATGTAGATATCCATATTTTGGTTGTAGATGATGATGCCACAACTCTAGCCATAGTTTCAGCTATGCTTAGAACTATGAGATACCAAggtatttaacaaaatattttgtattttgtttttttctttttttttttcctttttttctttttttttttgggttagggCTTTCAATTCGTAAGAATTTcacaaatgtttttatttttatttttttagtttaactCAATTGagagaatatttttttcattttgattattCGTTTTCGCTGgctatatataattagattatttttttttttattagaatagatatttttagttttcatttcttgatcaaattgttaattttttttttctcatatatcCTTTTTATCATGCTTGTTGTCATATTCCCAAAATTTCTCTAGCCAGATCCTCAAATGGCTTTGTAACTTGATATTTTATAAGGTATCGCATGCATGTATttgcaatttcttttttccattttcagtATTTTACTATAAGAAGATGAGGCACAGAGATGGAGTTTCTTGATTGATTATTTCATTACccattgtattttaatttttttttcttaaaagaattaACCTACAAACAATATtgtggtttttttattattattttttatttagtacTGTGTTTTCAAATCAAGAAAAATCGATCTTTATTTGCCTTTTCTTTCAAAGTTTCACTTAATCTAAACCTAGCTTTGtcagctttttatttatttatttattttttgacgcGATTCaagagtttttcttttcttgttagtTGTTTGATCAGCAGAGAATTAACTTATTAATTCATGCAGTATATATCTAAGTGCGAAAATCTTTAAaggattaaaattattattcattcGTTTATCTACTTCTTGTTGTATCCTTTCATCCTTAAGTCCAAATATATAACTCTCTagatctttctctctttctccttACTGTCTATTTCTTTTTGTGTATTAATCAGAGGGATGAATCTCTAAATAAGCTATCATTTTCTTACTTAATTAATGGACAGTACACTGACAAATATGATATATGTAAGGTAATTTTATCACCACACTGATAAATATGATATATGTAAGGTAATTTTATCACCATTGGTGTCTATATTATGAATTCCCTTTATCTGATTTAATAAATACtgattaaacaattttaaaaattaaaatgactaACTCCTATAAGacttacaatttctttttttgccatgattaattattattagtattattcattattattattattattgatgaataTGTAGGCTTAATTTGTCGTTAATTAACTAAATCAAAAttgtttgtgattttttttttccaaaaattcagTGGTGACGGTGAGGAACCCTGTGGATGCTTTGACTACTCTCCGGATGAAGAAAGGCTTAATTGATATAGTGGTTACAGATCTCCATATGCCTTACATGAATGGGTTTGAATTGCAAAAGAAAGTCGACGAAGAATTTAAGCTACCCGTAATAAGTgagttttgttttgcttttgttttttttttttggctttttactTTTGTCATAAAAAAATGGTATATACCTTAAGTTATTTTGAATCTTGCATacagatattaaatatataattcttaTTCAAAAGGTTTCCTCTCAGATTTAGTTTAATTTCCCATTATGACAATCCCCATTAGTGTACATACTTTtttctacttatttatttaatgtctTATTCAGCATTTGccaatttatttaccaaaatccaatatttataatttataaaccaCCAACAACCTGACCATGCATAACTATCATGGAAAGATTGTATCCCTAATTATCCTATTAAATCAATTAGTGAAATATTATgtaccatatataaatatatatatatatatatgaaattctgtcacttttattattattattaattatacaaAATCTACTAGATCTAATCCTTTTTATCTTGGTGTTTTTAATTGTTAACTTGAATGCAGTGATGTCCGCAGATGACAAAGAGAGTGTCATATTAAAGGGTTTGAAGGGTGGAGTTGCATATTTTATAGTAAAACCTGTAAGTCCAGATGATCTCAAAAATGTTTGGCAGTATGCTGTTGCAGCTAAGAAGGGCAAATCTGTTGTCGTCGAGGAAATCGACAAAAGCTTTCACGACGAATCATCATCGTCTGCTGATCAGAAaatttcttctgaagaaataaACTCCGAGACAAACACTGCAAATGAAGAAAAACGTGGTGGAAAAGACCACCAGAGAAAGGCAGGCAAGAAGTGTAAGGGCAACCAACAAAATCGACAACACAAAAATGTTGCTCCAAAGAAGGCCAAAGTGGTTTGGACAAATTCGCTCCACAATCGGTTTTTGCTAGCAATAAGACATGTTACCTTGGAGAGTACGTCAACGCTCTTGCTGAtaaatttgtttcattttccACTTTTCATCACCTGCCCTTTTATTTATAACTAATTGTAATTAATAATCTTTCAGAGGCTGTTCCAAAGAGAATTCTTGAGTTCATGAATGTACCGGGCTTAACAAGAGAAAATGTAGCCAGCCATTTACAGGTTTGCTTCATTTTCATCAATATATACTTActaaatcattatttaaaaaaataataattttatcattaaattatcTCTGTACAACGTACactacaaaaataattatttttttgtagtcAAACACTTTTAATGTGTTATTCATTTGATATAACTTTATTTGATGTGTGTGGATTATACAGAAGTACCGTATCTTCTTGAAGCGAGTTGCAGAGAAAGGTGCTCTTACAATGAAAGGTTCCACGTCAGACAAGGTTTCCAAGTCAAGCTTTGCATCCGGCCATTCATCAATGCAGATATTGAAAAATGTgctgcagcagcagcagcaaatgAGAATTACTTCACCAACAATATTTCAACAAGGATTCagagcaaataatatctcctcTCCTAATTCCTCAAATGTGGGCATTTTCACCACCACAACCACCAACACCGTGCCTAATCATGGACTATTCGGACACTCAAATTTTCTCGGAAATCAAGCTAACATTCAACATCCAATTCTTGGTAGTACAACTACAAACCCTGTTTGCCAATCCAGTTTCCCTGGTCTTGGAATCAATTCCAACATTAACAATGGTAAAACCAGCTTTATCAATAATGGTGCAAATCAACAGCAATATCAAGCAAGGCCAGAGAATTTCATAACTCCCTCAGTGCTTAACCAAGGTTTAACTAGCATCCAAGACTATACTCCTCAAGCCACCAAAAACAATATGGGAAATTTCAACGCTAATCTGGTGTCTAATTCTTGTAACCCCAGTAACAATTTTGCTGGAATTCAAAGGAACAATAATGGTGGAGGTCTTATGGGTTTGGATCAATCACGACTGAATATCAATGGTGGAGGTGTTTCAGGGGGACTGTTCAACAATGACTATGGATTGGTGAATGGGATTTGCAGTGACAATATGAATAGTAGTGTTGGATCACTCGGGAATGATTATGGATTGGGTTATCTGCAGGCTCAAGGAGGGTCATCATCTAGTTCTGGTGGGTTTGACCGTGGAATCCAAGCACTACTTTTCCCTAATAACATCAGTCACCAACAAAATGCTTTGCCACAGAACTATCAGTCTGGTTTCTTCTCCAGTCATGTAAATAACGGAGAAAGTAATTTTGGGTACAAAGATGGTTTGATTAACTTCAACAACACTTCTACTGCTTCTCATGCACAACAATCTTCTCTGGAAAATGATATCAGTGATCTAATTTTAATGGGCGACACCAATCTTCTACCATCTCTTTATCATcaggtatatatgtatatatatacatttttatatatatatataggttaaatattttttctttcactttcttttctatttgtaTTGATTTACTTAATTTATGCATATCAATTTATATTTCTTCAGCATTAATCTTTGACATATCCCTGCTTCTTTTAATGTTTGTAGCAACAAGATGGAGGGGCAAACGACGTCGCTTCTGATTTGTGTGATATCTCATGTGAAGCTCGAATGAATCCTTCTGCAAACCAAGTCCAAAGCCCTGACCTTCCTGCATTGTACCCCGCCCAAGAAATTGGGCCTTACCAACAATCTTTGGGTCAGGTATACTAATATacgtatacacacacacacatatatatatatatatatatgcatgtttgGTTTTTATGTTAATCTTGATTTTAATTCTGTGTTTCTTGTTACTTATTTGTGTGTCCATAAATAATAGTTGCTTGTAACCTTGGAGGCATatttataaaactaattaattctCTCAGTACATGACTTTTCCTCTTCCAAATTAGTCTAATTGCTAATAAGGTTTATGGGTAAATATATGCAGAATCAAGGCAATGAACAAGTGATGAACCCTGAGTATGGCAATAGTACTCTTCATCCTACTGAGGTCTATAATCCTTGCTCGGACCAATACTCATATCAGGCAAGTTTCCAATACTTGATCATCATCATTGATATGTAtcaatcttcttctttcttttcttttatttatttattttttcatacgAGGGAAAAGGATTCAAAATCGTAATATTggtcaaacaaaatattttttattattggactGTCCCCtaaagacaaatatatatatatatatatataatcttaaagTTTCTAAACCGTTGGAATACATATATACAGAAACAAGGCAGCACAGAAGACTTGGACTGTGAATTTACGGACATGTATCAGGTATCtctatataatattacaaaaattcaCAATTGTTTGATGATCataaaaataatgtataataaaaaaaattatctacttTGATACTTTGTTGCAGGATTGGGACGATTTCATGGATTCCTTGCTGGATGCAGAGTGAAAACATGGCAAAAATGAATGATCTGAAACAATTCCAGTTGGGAAAATTTAACAAACATAGGAGCTTCATTGGATTGGTATTACTTACCATATGTAAGGGATTATAATACAGGAtatcacccccaaaaaaaaaaaaaaaaaaaaattctaatatagGAGGCCAACTCTGttcaaagaattttatttttgcaaaagaTTAGGTTATCGTTTTCAAATAGTATGttgtagctttttttttttttttttccctcctcatTTTAATTAGATAGTTTGTTGTGGCTTAAAGATCTAATATACCTAATTGATTAATCtgttatgtgtgtatatatatatatatatatatttttttttggaacaacaaatatgttttatatttgataataatataaatataaattgtgtTTTATTGTTGTCTTAAATCTGAATACTTCTTTATATAAGTTGAATTTGAATaaaccttgatatataaatcttaattttatattgttttattattaatatttaaataggtcaagagaaaaatctttttttttttttcttttgctgaaACAAGTCAAGAGATATTTCTTTCTGCATATAGCTGCAGTCTTGTACCTCCAATTCAATTGATACTTAGGTAATTATACACTTTTACCCATTTATGTATCATCTAATTAAACCGTTTTTGGTAgtgaaattagaaaatatttttatcaaaccaaaaaaagaaaaaaaattgtttgactTAATTGACATTTCCATTTTATAATTTCTGATATTTATAAATACTAGTTGACTTTCTCCAATCAACATGTTTTTTCGAATTTTCAACCAACTTTGGTTCTACAATTGaaggtccatatatatatatatatatataatataaaaatgaaaacaaaaattctaTTGAGAagataaaatttgaataatttccTTCTCTTACCATTCTCAAAATCTTTCCATCTCCATAatctttgaattttgaaaatactAGCCGTTAGAAAAATCTCTAAGAAAGCAAACAATTAGGTCTCTTAATATGTATACTTTCtttcaaaaatcaaatccaaaaataaatactaaaatcttTTTAAGATTTCTTCTTCAATAGCAAAAAGATTGAGAGAAAATCTTTGTGGGTTTAGATTTTGGAAATCTAATTTAGCTGAGATTCTCCTAAaaatcttttgaaaaatatgatttcTTGTCATTGTGCAGTTTGCAAGTATTTGACAAGAAGGTGTTCTTCATGTTGCATTTTCTCTCCCTACTTCCCTTCCAATAATCCTGAAAGATTCGTATGCATTTATAGAATCTATGGTGCTAGCAATGTTGGAAGAATACTCCAGGTAATTTATAATCCATACTAATAACACATGAAATTAATgttaacatttatttattattctaataataaattatttttctgttGAAAATGAGACCTCATCATAAAAAGCTTATAAATGTAGCAATAGCTTGCAACAACAATGTTTTGTAGATTTTccttacatttttaattttttttttggggttaattaatttgattttgttgtaatCCATCAGCAATTGCCAATCCATCTGAGAACTGAAATAGCAGAGTCATTATATTAtgaatcaaaatgtaaaattgaaaattcagtGTATGGCTGTGTAGAGATTATTTCTCAATTacatcaacaaataaacaatGCAGAAGGTCAAGTAGCAAAAGTCAGGGCAGAGATTGCCTTCCTCAATTCCAATGCACATGAAATGGAATCCAACACCAACGATCCTTTTCAGGGATACAGCAACATTGGGCAGTGTCAATTTCAAGCTTCTTGGTTAATCTAGAATTATTGATGTATATTTTGCTCAATATACATTTCAAATTAATGAAATTCCTTCACTTTGCAATATAGTTAAGTTTTAAAATTGCATTAGAAGAGCCTTGTAATAAAATCTAAACATAAATGAAAAGCTATGGATATACATATTCAAATTacacatataatttatttggtGAACTTAAATACCACGCATACACAAAAAATGCACTGTTAAAAGATTAACAATgttcaaacataaaaataataataatttatcaactagatttgttgaaaatttaattttaatttaattttatcaaattgtaAAGTCATTGTAAAAAATAAGAGTGACATTCCATACAATTTcatcttaattttgaaatagactCGAAACCTTTTCTTTGACTTTGGAACAATAAATGatgataatttataaaaattatttatttattagaaaaataaatta
Proteins encoded:
- the LOC107414405 gene encoding putative two-component response regulator ARR21 → MDRERVTIGQSFEAGSKPPHVDIHILVVDDDATTLAIVSAMLRTMRYQVVTVRNPVDALTTLRMKKGLIDIVVTDLHMPYMNGFELQKKVDEEFKLPVIMMSADDKESVILKGLKGGVAYFIVKPVSPDDLKNVWQYAVAAKKGKSVVVEEIDKSFHDESSSSADQKISSEEINSETNTANEEKRGGKDHQRKAGKKCKGNQQNRQHKNVAPKKAKVVWTNSLHNRFLLAIRHVTLEKAVPKRILEFMNVPGLTRENVASHLQKYRIFLKRVAEKGALTMKGSTSDKVSKSSFASGHSSMQILKNVLQQQQQMRITSPTIFQQGFRANNISSPNSSNVGIFTTTTTNTVPNHGLFGHSNFLGNQANIQHPILGSTTTNPVCQSSFPGLGINSNINNGKTSFINNGANQQQYQARPENFITPSVLNQGLTSIQDYTPQATKNNMGNFNANLVSNSCNPSNNFAGIQRNNNGGGLMGLDQSRLNINGGGVSGGLFNNDYGLVNGICSDNMNSSVGSLGNDYGLGYLQAQGGSSSSSGGFDRGIQALLFPNNISHQQNALPQNYQSGFFSSHVNNGESNFGYKDGLINFNNTSTASHAQQSSLENDISDLILMGDTNLLPSLYHQQQDGGANDVASDLCDISCEARMNPSANQVQSPDLPALYPAQEIGPYQQSLGQNQGNEQVMNPEYGNSTLHPTEVYNPCSDQYSYQKQGSTEDLDCEFTDMYQDWDDFMDSLLDAE